The window CTGAGCATCGACACCTATGTCGGCAAGAAGCCGACCGCCGACACGCTCAAGCGCTTTCTTGTCGGACCGAAGGACTGCGAGCTGACCGGCTGCACCGAGACGCCCGATGGCAAGACCGTGTTCGCCAACATCCAGCACCCGGGCGAGACGATCTCCGCCGCGACCATCGGCAACCCGGCGGGCTATGTGAGCCACTGGCCCGGCAACGCCGGCTACCAGGCGACCGTGGGCAACACCACCTCACGGCCGCGCTCGGCCACGCTCGCGATCACCAAGGACGACGGAGGCCGCGTCGGGGCCTGAGGCCCTGCGCGGCGCCCGTCCGGCGGAGGCCGGGCGGGCTTTCGAGGCCGGCGCATGCGCCGGCCTTTTTCATGCCGTCTTCGCTTCGTCTTCGCTGCTGTCGGGGCCGCCGCTGAGGTCGAAGGCGTCGACGAAGCTGAAGTACAGCGAGGCGTAGAAGATGGTCGACACCAGCATCGTGAGCGGCAGCACCGCCAGCCCCATCACCTGCTGCAGCCCGAGCAGCGCGGTGACGACCTGCAGCAGCGTCACGAACAGCATCGTCAGGCCGAACCAGGCGATGCCGTAGACGGCGAAGGCGCCGCGGCTGCGCCAGCACGCCACGATGCTGGCGAACAGCGCCTTGTTGACCGGCATGCGGCCCCAGCACACCAGGGCCGGCGCATGCCAGAAGGCGAGCGACAGCAGCGCCATCAGGCCCAGTCGCAGCAGCACGCTCCACGGCAGCAGCGGGTCCTCGAGTGCGGCGGCGGCGGTGGTCTCTTCGGTGGCGATGGCTTCGATGGCCGCCGCGAAGCGGCCGCCGTCCAGCACATGCGACAGCAGCACGACGGCGATCGCCGCCGCCGCGTAGGCTGCGCCGAGCTGCAGCAGGCGGTTGCGGTTCAGCGGGTCGCGCAGCGGCAGCAGCGCCAGTCGCGGCGTGGCGATGCGGCCAGCCAGTACCTCTCGGGTGGCCAGCAGGAAGGCGACGGTGGCCACCGGCATCAGCGACAGCGCGAGCACCGGGCCGACGGCCGGCAATTGCAGCAGCACGAACACCACCAATCCGAACAGCGCGAAGAGCGCGGCGAACGCCAGCGGCTGGCGGAAGAACACGGTGAAGCCGGCGCGCACCCACAGCAGGCCCTGACGGGCGCGAACAGTCTTGAGTTTCATCGGTCGGGGGGCTCAGCGGCTCGCGGGATGCCAGGGCGTCGCGATGCGCTCGCGCAGCACGCGCTCGAAGTGGGTGGGGTCGTGCGGCACCAGCATGCTGGCCTCGCGCGGGAGGTGCACGTCCCACAGCCGCGAGATCCAGAAGCGCAGCGCCGCGGCGCGCAGCAGCGCGGGCAGCAGGCGCAGTTCGTCGCCGGTGAGTTGGCGCACCTCGGCGTAGGCCGTCACGAAGGCCGCGGCCCGGTCTTCCAGCAGCCGGCCGCTGGCGAGGTCGATGCACCAGTCGTTCAGGCAGACGGCGATGTCGAAGGCGAGCCGGTCGACGCCGGCGAAGTAGAAGTCGAAGAAGCCGGTGAGCTGGGAGCGGCCCTCGGCGTCCTCGTCGAACATCACGTTGTCGCGGAACAGATCGGCATGGATCGGTCCGCGCGGCAGGGCGGCGTCGGAGGCCGACGCGCTGACGCTGTGCTGGAACGCCAGCTCGTCCTCCAGCAGCGCGCGCTGCGGCGGTGCGAGGAAGGTCAGGATCTGCGGCACCGTCTCGTCCCACCACGCCAGCCCTCGCAGGTTGGGCTGGTGGTACGGGTAGTCTCGGCCGGCCTCGTGCATGCGGGCCAGCATGGCGCCGACCTGCTGGCAATGCGCCGCGCTGGGGGCCAGCACATGACCGCCGCGCAGGCGCTCCACGATGGCGGCCGGCTTGCCGCACAGCGCATGGAGGATCTCGCCGTGGGCATCGGACTGCGGCATCGGGACCAGGATGTCGCGTCCGGCCAGGTGCTTCATCAGGTGCAGATAGAACGGCAGCTGCTCGGCGCTCAGCCGTTCGAACAGCGTCAGCACGTATTCGCCGCGCTCGGCGGTGAGGAAATAGTTGGTGTTCTCGATCCCGGCCTTGATGGGCTTGAGCGCCTTCAGCGGGCCGAGGCCGACCTTGTGCGCGAGGGCCGCGGCTTCGTCGAAGCCGACTTCGGTGAAGACCGCCATCGCTGGCGGCCTAGGGCCTGTTAACGCTATGGGAGGGCTTGCGCCGAGGCCCGGCGGGCCACGGGGCGAGGCGCGGCCGAGGCCGTGTGCCCGTGGCACACAACGAGGCCGCAACGTCGCCCCGTGGCCTGCCCGGCCCCGGCCCGAAGGGTGATCCCAGGAAGCGGGCGCCCTCTGCGTTGCAAATGCTCGCCGTAGCCCAAGCTACGGCTGTGCCTTGCGCCTTGATGGCGCCCGCTTCCTGGGTCACGCAAGCCCTCCCATAGCGCTAACAGGCCCTAGAAGGTGAGGACGCGCCAGACGCGCCGACCGGCGCCGCCCTTCGCCGAACTGGGGCCTTCCGCGGAGTCGCGGCCGGCATCGATCGGCAGCACCTCGTACTCGGCCTTCACCGGGCCCTTGGGCTGCACCTTGATGCTCTGCACGGCACCGCGCACGCGCAGCTCCTCGACGCGCGCGTTGTCGTCCTCGATGACGCTGCGCTTGACCGCCGGCTCACCGCGGGTGGTTGGTTGGTTCTCCTGCACCACGCGGGCGGCCGGAGCCGACGCGGCGACGGCCGCCTGGGCCAGGGCGAGCCCCGGGACCGCGCCGCAGGCGCAGCACAGCAGGGCGAGAGTCAGGGGGCGCTGCAGCGGCATGACGGTGATTGTAGGACGCGGCCTGTGGCTTCCGGGGGGTCGGGTCATGCGGCCCGGGGCAGCGGCCACAATCGGCGCCATGAGCGCTCACGACGATTCCTGCCTGTTGCTGGTGGACGGTTCCAGCTACCTCTACCGCGCCTACCACGCGCTGCCTGACCTGCGCAATCCGGCCGGCGAGCCGACCGGCGCGGTGCGCGGCATGGTGGCCATGCTGAAGAAGCTGCGCGAGGAGTTCCCGTCGGCGCACGCGGCCTGCGTGTTCGACGCCAAGGGCAAGACCTTCCGCGACGACTGGTACCCGGAG is drawn from Methylibium petroleiphilum PM1 and contains these coding sequences:
- a CDS encoding BPSS1780 family membrane protein, whose protein sequence is MKLKTVRARQGLLWVRAGFTVFFRQPLAFAALFALFGLVVFVLLQLPAVGPVLALSLMPVATVAFLLATREVLAGRIATPRLALLPLRDPLNRNRLLQLGAAYAAAAIAVVLLSHVLDGGRFAAAIEAIATEETTAAAALEDPLLPWSVLLRLGLMALLSLAFWHAPALVCWGRMPVNKALFASIVACWRSRGAFAVYGIAWFGLTMLFVTLLQVVTALLGLQQVMGLAVLPLTMLVSTIFYASLYFSFVDAFDLSGGPDSSEDEAKTA
- a CDS encoding homoserine kinase, with translation MAVFTEVGFDEAAALAHKVGLGPLKALKPIKAGIENTNYFLTAERGEYVLTLFERLSAEQLPFYLHLMKHLAGRDILVPMPQSDAHGEILHALCGKPAAIVERLRGGHVLAPSAAHCQQVGAMLARMHEAGRDYPYHQPNLRGLAWWDETVPQILTFLAPPQRALLEDELAFQHSVSASASDAALPRGPIHADLFRDNVMFDEDAEGRSQLTGFFDFYFAGVDRLAFDIAVCLNDWCIDLASGRLLEDRAAAFVTAYAEVRQLTGDELRLLPALLRAAALRFWISRLWDVHLPREASMLVPHDPTHFERVLRERIATPWHPASR